In Lentilactobacillus sp. SPB1-3, the sequence TCAAGATCAAATACTGAGTTAACATCTTGAATATATGATGATAGTCTTTCCAAACCGTATGTAATTTCAGAAGCAACTGGATTCATTTCTAGACCACCGACGATTTGGAAATAAGTGAATTGAGTGATTTCCATTCCATCGAGCCAAACTTCCCAACCAACACCGGCACAACCCATTGAAGGGTTTTCCCAGTTATCTTCCACAAATCGAATATCATGTTCCAAAGGATCGATACCTAATTCGCGAAGACTGCCAAGATATAGTTCTTGAATGTTTTCAGGAGATGGCTTCATCAAAACTTGAAATTGATGATGTTGGTAAAGACGGTTAGGATTTTCACCATAACGACCATCAGCTGGTCTTCTAGATGGTTCAATGTATGCGGCGTTCCATGGTTCTGGACCAACCGCTCTTAAAAATGTGTAGGGACTCATGGTTCCGGCACCTTTTTCAGTATCGTAAGCCTGCATTAACATACATCCCTGTGCAGACCAATATTGCTGTAATCTTAAAATAATTTGTTGAACAGACAATTTTTCAGTCATACGAGTTCCTCCTAATTTTGGCCACAAAAAAAGTCCCTATGAAAAGTAAACTAAAAACAGCTCACTCAACATAGGGACGATATTATCGCGGTTCCACCCTAATTCTGGTAAATACCAGCACTTAATTTTCGACTACCGAAAGCGCCAAGGGTTTTTAGTCAGCTTACACTATCCTGACCTCGCTGTAAAAACCACGATTATCAATATCTTTCATGTCGAAATATTTAACTAAAAATAATGATAGTTTAACGACAATTAATTGTCAACGCACACTATAGCTTAAAGTTACTTAATTGATCCAAAAACTTCTTGCTCTTGGGCACGTACCCAACACTTCTTGTGTAAATCTGGTCGATTACCTGACGAAGCTTGGACTTGGTATCTGCATTCACATCGATTTTATTTAACTTACGAAAATCAACCACAGAAAATAATCGTAAGTAATAAATCGTTCGCTGATCTAAATGCAGTCGATACTCATCCTGATCCCAATGATTGGAGCATAACAAACCACCCATTGACTCAGAATAGTCAAACGGCAGGTCTTGTCGATGACAAACAACACAATCGACCCAATTGGGTGCGACACCAAATGCCTCTAGTAATTGAATTTCAAAAATATTCGTAATAATACTGGCATCAAATCCGTCATTCATCAAAGCCAAACCAAGTGACAATTTTTCAAACCATTCTGGAATCTGCACACTGTCCGGAAATGCAAAATCGATCAGTGACATGACATAAGTCGCGTAGGCATTGATCTCAATATCATCACTAATTTGTTGATAATGAGAAACAGTATTGCCGGAGTTGAAGTAGGATAACCCTTCCTCTTTAATGACACCATTGAAGGTACCATAAGTAAATGGCAACACTGCAGCCCGATTTTTAAAATTTTGTCGTTTGGCTCCACGCACGATAAACATCTTTTTGCCAAATTGTTTAGTAATAAATTTAGCTAGCATATCGTGTTCACGATATGCTTTTTGATACATTAATATTCCGGTAAAGTCTGTAGCGCCAATATTTGCCACGATCATTTACCTCCATCATGCTAGTAATTATCTTTGCGATAACCGTAAGATTGTAATAGCGATTGTTTATCTCTCCACTTAGGTTGAACTTTAACCCAAAGTTCAAGATACACCTTATTACCCATAAGATTTTCAATATCTTGGCGAGCAAGTGTCCCAATCTTTTTGAGCATTGTCCCACCTTTACCGATAACGATTGCTTTTTGACCATCCCGCTCAACGATAATGGTTGCTTGAATGTTTAGAACATCATTTTCATTTTTGATTCGTTCAACGAACACAGCAGTTGATGTAGGAATCTCTTGACGAGTTAATTGAAAGACTTTTTCTCTAATCAACTCAGAAATAACAAACCGCTCTGGATGATCCGTAATTTGATCTGCTGGATAATACTGAGGTCCATTTGGTAATTCACCAACTAATGAGTCAACCATTTGAGGAACATTGTTGCCTTCCAATGCAGAAATTGGAAAGACTTCTTTAAATGGTAAGGCAGTCTTGTACTGTTCAATTACAGACAACAAGTCATCAGGTGTGATCTGATCAATTTTGTTGATAATCAAATAGATTGGTTGGTCAACTTTTTTAAGTTGATCAATGATGAAGTTATCACCCGCACCACGTCGTTCAGTTGCATTAACCATAAATAAAATGGCATCAACTTCTTTAAGAGTAGAAAGTGCAGAATCCACCATAAAGTTACCCAGTTGATCCTTTGGTTTGTGAACACCAGGTGTATCGATGAATACCACCTGGGCTTCATCGGTGGTATAAACACCCTGAATCTTATTTCTAGTTGTTTGAGCCTTGTCACTCATAATTGCAACCTTTTGTCCAACGACACGGTTTAAAAATGTTGACTTACCAACGTTTGGACGGCCAACAATTGCGACGAATCCTGATTTAAAATTTGGATTATCCATAATT encodes:
- the glyQ gene encoding glycine--tRNA ligase subunit alpha, translating into MTEKLSVQQIILRLQQYWSAQGCMLMQAYDTEKGAGTMSPYTFLRAVGPEPWNAAYIEPSRRPADGRYGENPNRLYQHHQFQVLMKPSPENIQELYLGSLRELGIDPLEHDIRFVEDNWENPSMGCAGVGWEVWLDGMEITQFTYFQIVGGLEMNPVASEITYGLERLSSYIQDVNSVFDLEWSDNVKYGDIFKEPEFEHSKYSFEESNQEMLMNFFNEYEKEAHRLLDMNLVHPAYDYILKCSHTFNLLDARGAVSVTERAGFLSRIRNMARMVAKEFVEERRKLGFPLIKDEKKRQALLKDEEEK
- the recO gene encoding DNA repair protein RecO; this encodes MIVANIGATDFTGILMYQKAYREHDMLAKFITKQFGKKMFIVRGAKRQNFKNRAAVLPFTYGTFNGVIKEEGLSYFNSGNTVSHYQQISDDIEINAYATYVMSLIDFAFPDSVQIPEWFEKLSLGLALMNDGFDASIITNIFEIQLLEAFGVAPNWVDCVVCHRQDLPFDYSESMGGLLCSNHWDQDEYRLHLDQRTIYYLRLFSVVDFRKLNKIDVNADTKSKLRQVIDQIYTRSVGYVPKSKKFLDQLSNFKL
- the era gene encoding GTPase Era; the encoded protein is MDNPNFKSGFVAIVGRPNVGKSTFLNRVVGQKVAIMSDKAQTTRNKIQGVYTTDEAQVVFIDTPGVHKPKDQLGNFMVDSALSTLKEVDAILFMVNATERRGAGDNFIIDQLKKVDQPIYLIINKIDQITPDDLLSVIEQYKTALPFKEVFPISALEGNNVPQMVDSLVGELPNGPQYYPADQITDHPERFVISELIREKVFQLTRQEIPTSTAVFVERIKNENDVLNIQATIIVERDGQKAIVIGKGGTMLKKIGTLARQDIENLMGNKVYLELWVKVQPKWRDKQSLLQSYGYRKDNY